Within Pungitius pungitius chromosome 18, fPunPun2.1, whole genome shotgun sequence, the genomic segment ATGTAATTAAATACCACCGGCTGAGTTTGTCAACATGTCAAATGatattgaatgaaataaataaagacggAAAACAACCCGGTGACCTATTGCCGGTaatgttgaacattttttttctctttaaatggCAGTGCTGCAGGACCACAGAAGTCCAGCTTGTTTGTGGACTGTCATTTTGGCAGAGCTGGGTTTGAGCAGGGGGGGCTGTCACTATGACATTACAGTCCCGCTGCAAGGGTGTGTTCGCAATTCATAAGAGCAGGATCCACTGAGGCTGAAAGGTGTTCCACAGAGCCAGCGGGAAAAGGATTTAAGAGAACCCTACATTATTGGATGCAGTTTAAGGTTctggcagaggtgggaacaagtcactgttaggcaagtcacaagcaagtctcaagtcattgccctcgggtcccgagtcaagtcgagtcaaagacgaagcaagtcccaagtcgagtcacaagtcacagccaacaagtctcaagtcgagtcacaagtcgtaccattttagttttgagtcatttcgagtcattttattatagtggggacggggaaccctgggtgatggtgcgctgcctcacagacctagactacgaagggaagggtaatggtggatcgactgtgactgtgttatagtgctgtaacgctcaccccaatgctgcagcgtaaataaggaggcgatgactggcttgcaactccgctgcatttatttatataaaacaactcaacttcgttCACTGTTGGCcctcaccacgccgaacgaacacttccgcatacacggccccccaaaactcgggttgtctcgcgtaactacagctggtaacagagcataacgtgaacacatgcaacatctgcataactgattaactaataactttaactcagctcattacactactttaaaacggatgttgacataatgttggcgaggatttccatcggagtctgaatccgggttcaaaaatcccgatttttgtaaccatgaacgagctgtctcgttgatacggtcaaatggactgcagtgattggatgtcgtgcaggcagcgctctctgcatacaggtggcgcacatttttttgacagatgcagataaacagagcggcgcggtggtgtgaaaatgttttcccccagttttcatgcaaagtagcaagtcttctcgagtcaaaaggctcgagtccaagtcaagtcacgagtcatcggtgttcaagtccaagtcgagttgcaagtctttgtacgttttgtcgagtcgagtctcacgtcatcaaattcatgactcgagtctgactcgagtccaagtcacatgactcgagtccacacctctgggtTCTGGGTCACCTTGCTTATACATTTGTGGAAACCCTGCTGGAAACCATCAACCTCCAGAAAATTgtataaaatacacacttttaaGTGGTGCATTcgaatatttttcttttcctgttctttttgtgttgacaacataaaatcaaacataaaacaaGTAGCCCATTGTCAACACAGTACGAATTTTCCAAACTGGTACTGTATTTTGTGGTGCCCCCCActcgccctccccccctccatcatTATGCCAAGAAGCGCTCTACCATAACTATTTAAAGCATGCCACACACTCGTGTTTTGAGAAGTGGGTCAAAAAGATGGAATGAAGACGGGGAATTAAAAGCAGATTTAAATGCAATATCAAaactgcgagcagcgttggacgggtcctcgctgcTCCTTACGGTTACAAATGCGAGTCAGTGGTCGTTGTGGAGCAAcaccaggaatgccgctttgcaaactttatctttgacattatcatggtcttgggccttttatgtcaacatacaACCAGGACCTTCTGATGTATCGGTCGAAAATtgaagcctctcaaaataccatacatgagccaatttccttcaatatctccatcaccagactacaatttgtcattttcagattagatttaaaaggaaacaatcaatactttcatgtttattccacttcaggcagggAGTACACATAaccagggtgtgacttggtgataaccagcaCTATTCttatatatcaagggcacattcaaccaataatgatccaccaacggttttgtgacaatcagacacagcgtttaggagaaatggccaataatgtgtttttcacaaaattcaaaatggcagaaaattTAGTTAGgggcatttgcataccatgattaccttttttgtagagcatgtccaagagcacatgtgtgccaagattcaagttgatcggacatcaggggtggaaactggcctagtgtggtctttttcaAATTTTTAGAGGGCGCTATAAGAGACATCTCTTTATaccgtgagacccaaaaatgatcacatttttaacagtccagatattcatgccaaatttaacaactttttgaatatgagaAAGGGCCCAAAAACGCCCTCAGtttgtgaataataataataattccttgaaatacaataggttcctctacgactagtcgtagcgaggaccctaataataataattccttgaaatacaataggttcctctacgattagtcgtagcgaggaccctaatggACATTTGCATCCTTTGCCACGGCAGCTCCTGTGATTGATTCACGTTGCACAAACTAGAACCGAGATGAATACACAACATTGTAATTGACTTTGCTCCGAATGAACTGTGTGGGTTTGCAGCTTGATTTAAAAATTCTATCCGCGTAATTTAGCAGGACCGTGTCACTCAGTGCTTCTCCTGTGTTTTGACTTGCAGACAGTCCGTTCAGGCGGAAACTGGAAAGTGCAATTCAGTCCAGTCTGGTTGACACAAACAGTTCGCAGAATTCAAGCggtgagtgtttttgtgtggaaaTGTATCCTTTCTGCTTGAATGGTGAAAGGCATTTTCAATCCTGCTGCAAAGCAAGTATAAATTCGCTCGCAATGACATGTTTTGAAGTTGGTTATATACAATTTATGTTTTCATCAGCCACCTATTCAAATTTACGTGATTTTTCTTTGGATGCAAATCATGCTAGCCCTTTATAGTGTTTAACGTTATTCTCTTAGACACTGACTGAAGTAAATAGGAGAGTCTCTGTCTGATTTAACTCCCTCCCTATCCTCTTGTCCACAGGAACTCCGAGCCCTCTGGTGGCCAGCAACTTCTCTACAACTCAGAGTAAGTCCAACCCCACCTTCATGCTCAAAACAGGAGATACGCATGCCGCCGCCTTCtcatttcaccttttttcttGTATGCTTCAGTTTTTGTTGAATCTGTCATTGTTTGGTTGCGAATAGTTATTTAATCCATTGTGATCAAACtgattttttgggggatttagcCACATTATCACTCAGGATACCGTGGTTGGCATTAGGCGTGTTGTCTGAATGGCAGACAGCTTAGCTTTGTGGTCGAGGATTGTTGCAAAAGCTGATGCACATTTTTTCCATGGTTTttatcaaaacattttattttttcttcttgtttgagTTGCTTTTTCTTAGATAGGACAGATAAGATAGATTGCGATGTAGGAATCGTTGGTGACATGATTCAAAGGCTTTTCAAACCAGGGATGTGATTACGTTGCCAGCGCCTTAAACCCCACCAGAACGCTACAACATAAACATTTCAAactgcattacattacaaattGAGTCACGTTGAGCTTTAAAAAGATCACAAAAGCAGCAACATGTTGGTGGAACTGACTTCCGGCGTATATAGCAGGGATATAAGAGGCTAGAAGATGGacagtgtatttattttctcctccaTCAAAGAGTCAACGCTCTTCTGGGCCTTGTGATTTTTTAGAACCCTACACTTGTGGTGCCTGTGGCATCCAGTTCCAGTTCTACAACAACCTGCTGGAGCACATGCAGTCCCACGCTGGTGAGTCCACTACTACAAGTGCATGTTGAGCTCGACAGGGAAGTCAAATACAAGATGCGAACACGCCCTCGGCGGCTGCAATGCATGTGAAAAGCAGTGTAATCCCTCGTGATATATTATTGTTGATTAAGGTGCAAAGCATTTGTATGTAGTTCCAAAGAATACATTATTGTAATCAGGGTTGTTGCAGATCTGGTTCTGAGGCTGCtggatacatttttttgtgttgcatgtAATCATGGACACAGTGCatcgccatcttttttttttttttttttcaattgaataaTCATATAGTCCATAAAGCGTCCGAAATGGAGAAATAATTTCAAGCAACCAGCGGCAGCACCGTGAGCTTCGGGTGGACTGAATTGTTTCCATCCCATTCCATCTTTACTCGACAAACGATAATACTACACAAAACCCATCGATCCTTGGCTGACATGCTGCCAAATACATGTTTAGTATTATACAATGGCACAAGCACACAATTTAATGTGTGAATTAATAACAAACCAATCcaatgcacacaaaaaaacaagcacaaacaACCCAACGCCCACAAATCATCGCCACCAGCACGAAAAGTATCTGAGCGTTAAAGTACTTCAGCGCAGTGATCTCAAGACCCGCCTCCACGAAGCACAGCGTTTAGTTTATCCACAAAGTTTAGTGGCAtgaaaaacaagcaaatacCCATATTTGAGAAGCTGCCAACACAATCTGTTTACTTGATAAATTGCAGCTTATTTACCCTCCTATTAATGAACAATGTTGCCTGTCCTTTAACTTTATCGACCAGTCTCCAAATATTTTCATCCGAACAAAACATGTGCATACATAGTGGATATTTGGCTCTTGGTTTCCTTATTTCTGAATTCTTGTTGACTGACCTTCATATAAAGACAAACCCTGCACAATTTGGGGCTGATCTTTGCGTGAATCTACAggaatatatctttttttttttgtaaacagtcTATCCAGTTGCAAGGCACAATTTTTAATGACAGACTTAGGGAGGCCAGGTGatatatttttgtaatttttcttttgctgacagtcgttttgtttaattttgtgtCATCATTTTCTTCCTCACATTTTCTTCAGTTGGATACACCTAAAACACACTTTCTTCATGGAAACCATGCATGATCGTCGCCTCTGCCTGACGTTGCGCGTTTGTTTCTCCTCAGCGGACAATGAGAACCACACAAAGGAGGAGTCTCCTAAAACCTCCTCGGCCTGCGGCCCTCAAGAGCAGCTGTGGAGGAGCTCTCAGGCTCAGGCCCTTTCCCCAGTCAAGCTACAAATTCAGCCTCAGAGCATCCCCCAGAGAAACCACACAGTCAGCCGTAAGTTCTGCCATCCGGCTCGTTAATACCACGCGGTTACAGAGTTACTGTTAGAACGGGGCCATGGACATAGTTTGTATCTCACCCTGGACTCTCTGTACACTGAAATTGTTGAAATGGAATAACTATGGAGCCCCTGTTGGCATAACTTCAACAGCGCCGGGATCGattctccccccttttttctgttgtgtgtttAATTATAAAACACTAATTATCTCGTGTTTTCTATCCACCTGCTGGCAGAGAATAACGGACTCCCCGAGAAGGAGCGGCAGCAGGTTGCTGAGCGCCTCCTACGGGTCATGTGCTCCGATCTGAGCATGTTGAACGTGCTCAACAGCAAGGACTTCCTGAAATTGGCGCAGACCTTGGTGGACACTGGCGCTCGCCACGGCGCCTACTCCACCCGCGATGCCTTTGGCAACATGAGTGCCTTGGCACTGCGTCAGCTGCCCCGCATGTACAACCAGATCAAAGTCAAAGTCACGTGCGCTCTCGGCTCCAACGCCTCGCTCGGCATCGCCGTCACCTGCCACTCCCAGGCGTGCGGCCCGGAGGCCTGCTACGTCCTCACGGCCTACCAGGTGGAGGGCTCGAGACTGAGGCGCTATGTGCTCGGCGTGCGGGAGGCCGAGCTGAGGGAAGGTCCCGAGCAGATCCAACACTGGGTGCAGAACGTGCTGTCCGAGTTCGTCATGTCGGACATCCGCACCGTGTACGTCTCCGAGCCCAAGGTGTGGGCGGCCGGGCTGGCGGGTTCCCCGCTCGGCGGCGGGGGCCGCGGCAGGATATGCCTGCGCTGCGCCGGCTGTTCGCTCGGCGCCGTCGTCCAGGCCGTCCTCGGGAAGCGCAGCCTGCAGGCCCGGGGCCTCCACGAGCTGGTGGAGCTCCTCTCGACGTGCCGGGACATCGCCGCCTCCGCCTCGCTGTCCCTGCGGGAGGAACATGGCGGCAAGACGTCCGCCAGCGCGACGGAGGACGGCGGCCCCGCGCAGAGCCCCACCCCTCCGTGCTGGGAGCGTACGGCGGAGGCCCTCCTGCAGGTCCACGCCCACTTTGAACAGATCTGTGAGGCCTACGGACGCAGTAAGACCACGGCGCCCCTCCTGCAGGGCCTCAACAAGCATCTGCTAGGTACGCTGTCTTGCCTGCTGGCTCCCCTGCGTCTGGCAGCGCTGGAGCTGAGCAGCCAGAGGAGGCCGACCTTGCAGCAGGTGCTGCCCGTGTACCTTCGCCTGGAGAAGTTTTTCACGTCCAAAGCGGGGGAGGCGGGAACCGGCACGGCCAGCAAACTCTGCCACTACTTCCTAGAAGCAATTAAAGAACATTTCAAGGTACTGAGCTGGTGTTGCCTTCATAATGTTTCTTAAACAGAACTTCCCATTTTAAAGGGATgcaattgaaatgatgtatgGAAAGGCTAGGTGCTACACGTTGCTTGTAGATTTTTATTGAACTTTGCTTGAATAAATAGTGCATAGCTGACAATGTTGAAATTAAAACCAGCAATTATTTGAAACTTTGCATTTGATTCCAACCAACAAAATATGGCTAAATCCCTATTCCTAGTAGAGAGATCTGTGATGTATGCCGCTTGCATCAATGGTTTTGGGAGGAACTGGCGGTCACTGTAATGTGCGTCTGTCTCTAGGTCGAACGCGCCCACCAGGTGGCCATGATCCTCGACCCGCAGCTCAAACTGTGCTCGGTGCCGGCTTACCAGCACGAAGACATAGTCTCCTGCGCGTGTGAAATGGCTGCCGAGACCCGGGACGGAGGCATGACCGGAGGCTCGGGCGGTGAAGAGCGGGACGCGGACTGCCCTCCGACCCCGAAGATAAGCCGcatagagggaggggggaacaacaacaacaacaacggcggcACCTCACGGGGGTTCTCCTCGTCCTGCACAGGGTCCGGTAACGACGAGAGCCAGGTGCAGGTCAAGCAAGAGCTCTTTCAATACCTAGCCGAGCCTCTTCTCCAAGGCTCACCCGACCTCTTTCAGTACTGGGGCTCCGCAGTGAACGAGAAGTTCCCCCGGCTTTCTCGCCTGGCCATGTGGCTCCTCGCCGTGCCCGCCGTGGGCATCCGCAGTGAGTGCGCCACTGTCTGCGAGCAGAGCCTGGCCATGAAGAGGAGGCAGCAGGTGACCTCCGAGGAGATGAACAAGCTCATTTTCCTCCGCTCCAATATGGGCTAGGAGAGAGAGACTCGACCAAACCTTCACCTCCAACCGATGACTGAAGACTATTTATATACTGTAGGCTTAGACCAACTGTAAACTGATGTGTCCAATACTTCTCAAGACAGGTATTCAGACGAAACTCACATTGTACAGGTAACAAAAACTCATAAAACAATCGGGTTAGTACAGTTGTTATTGAGAAAGGTTGTCGTTAAGTACTGTGGACAAAATGTAGGGGTGGAACGGTAATTCAAAAGCTTGGTACGCCACTCGCGTTTTGGGATGCACATCCGTCA encodes:
- the znf618 gene encoding zinc finger protein 618 isoform X4, with translation MSAQEATNPGKEQADGAGAEGPSPSVAPRTKTASPPTVTIKREPGTSKTSNGRVGDAKPAEICVVIGGNDGGASGGGSRRSQTEGMFALGTPPPTKSTDSCIGSYVCGVCGKKYKYYNCFQTHVRAHRESDNMVADGLPQTPNILSPHCSRLPIGDILIPDSFRYSCDICGKKYKYYSCFQEHRDLHAVDDPYEQVVLPVDGLKEEEPVEPYQKIGPKTGSYVCEFCGKQYKYFNPYQEHVALHTPMGSFDLKTSRVQECASMDRSKFGQSQTGKIKNSPFRRKLESAIQSSLVDTNSSQNSSGTPSPLVASNFSTTQTDNENHTKEESPKTSSACGPQEQLWRSSQAQALSPVKLQIQPQSIPQRNHTVSQNNGLPEKERQQVAERLLRVMCSDLSMLNVLNSKDFLKLAQTLVDTGARHGAYSTRDAFGNMSALALRQLPRMYNQIKVKVTCALGSNASLGIAVTCHSQACGPEACYVLTAYQVEGSRLRRYVLGVREAELREGPEQIQHWVQNVLSEFVMSDIRTVYVSEPKVWAAGLAGSPLGGGGRGRICLRCAGCSLGAVVQAVLGKRSLQARGLHELVELLSTCRDIAASASLSLREEHGGKTSASATEDGGPAQSPTPPCWERTAEALLQVHAHFEQICEAYGRSKTTAPLLQGLNKHLLGTLSCLLAPLRLAALELSSQRRPTLQQVLPVYLRLEKFFTSKAGEAGTGTASKLCHYFLEAIKEHFKVERAHQVAMILDPQLKLCSVPAYQHEDIVSCACEMAAETRDGGMTGGSGGEERDADCPPTPKISRIEGGGNNNNNNGGTSRGFSSSCTGSGNDESQVQVKQELFQYLAEPLLQGSPDLFQYWGSAVNEKFPRLSRLAMWLLAVPAVGIRSECATVCEQSLAMKRRQQVTSEEMNKLIFLRSNMG
- the znf618 gene encoding zinc finger protein 618 isoform X1 is translated as MSAQEATNPGKEQADGAGAEGPSPSVAPRTKTASPPTVTIKREPGTSKTSNGRVGDAKPAEICVVIGGNDGGASGGGSRRSQTEGMFALGTPPPTKSTDSCIGSYVCGVCGKKYKYYNCFQTHVRAHRESDNMVADGLPQTPNILSPHCSRLPIGDILIPDSFRYSCDICGKKYKYYSCFQEHRDLHAVDDPYEQVVLPVDGLKEEEPVEPYQKIGPKTGSYVCEFCGKQYKYFNPYQEHVALHTPMGSFDLKTSRVQECASMDRSKFGQSQTGKIKNSPFRRKLESAIQSSLVDTNSSQNSSGTPSPLVASNFSTTQKPYTCGACGIQFQFYNNLLEHMQSHAADNENHTKEESPKTSSACGPQEQLWRSSQAQALSPVKLQIQPQSIPQRNHTVSQNNGLPEKERQQVAERLLRVMCSDLSMLNVLNSKDFLKLAQTLVDTGARHGAYSTRDAFGNMSALALRQLPRMYNQIKVKVTCALGSNASLGIAVTCHSQACGPEACYVLTAYQVEGSRLRRYVLGVREAELREGPEQIQHWVQNVLSEFVMSDIRTVYVSEPKVWAAGLAGSPLGGGGRGRICLRCAGCSLGAVVQAVLGKRSLQARGLHELVELLSTCRDIAASASLSLREEHGGKTSASATEDGGPAQSPTPPCWERTAEALLQVHAHFEQICEAYGRSKTTAPLLQGLNKHLLGTLSCLLAPLRLAALELSSQRRPTLQQVLPVYLRLEKFFTSKAGEAGTGTASKLCHYFLEAIKEHFKVERAHQVAMILDPQLKLCSVPAYQHEDIVSCACEMAAETRDGGMTGGSGGEERDADCPPTPKISRIEGGGNNNNNNGGTSRGFSSSCTGSGNDESQVQVKQELFQYLAEPLLQGSPDLFQYWGSAVNEKFPRLSRLAMWLLAVPAVGIRSECATVCEQSLAMKRRQQVTSEEMNKLIFLRSNMG
- the znf618 gene encoding zinc finger protein 618 isoform X5, with product MSAQEATNPGKEQADGAGAEGPSPSVAPRTKTASPPTVTIKREPGTSKTSNGRVGDAKPAEICVVIGGNDGGASGGGSRRSQTEGSYVCGVCGKKYKYYNCFQTHVRAHRESDNMVADGLPQTPNNSFRYSCDICGKKYKYYSCFQEHRDLHAVDDPYEQVVLPVDGLKEEEPVEPYQKIGPKTGSYVCEFCGKQYKYFNPYQEHVALHTPMGSFDLKTSRVQECASMDRSKFGQSQTGKIKNSPFRRKLESAIQSSLVDTNSSQNSSGTPSPLVASNFSTTQKPYTCGACGIQFQFYNNLLEHMQSHAADNENHTKEESPKTSSACGPQEQLWRSSQAQALSPVKLQIQPQSIPQRNHTVSQNNGLPEKERQQVAERLLRVMCSDLSMLNVLNSKDFLKLAQTLVDTGARHGAYSTRDAFGNMSALALRQLPRMYNQIKVKVTCALGSNASLGIAVTCHSQACGPEACYVLTAYQVEGSRLRRYVLGVREAELREGPEQIQHWVQNVLSEFVMSDIRTVYVSEPKVWAAGLAGSPLGGGGRGRICLRCAGCSLGAVVQAVLGKRSLQARGLHELVELLSTCRDIAASASLSLREEHGGKTSASATEDGGPAQSPTPPCWERTAEALLQVHAHFEQICEAYGRSKTTAPLLQGLNKHLLGTLSCLLAPLRLAALELSSQRRPTLQQVLPVYLRLEKFFTSKAGEAGTGTASKLCHYFLEAIKEHFKVERAHQVAMILDPQLKLCSVPAYQHEDIVSCACEMAAETRDGGMTGGSGGEERDADCPPTPKISRIEGGGNNNNNNGGTSRGFSSSCTGSGNDESQVQVKQELFQYLAEPLLQGSPDLFQYWGSAVNEKFPRLSRLAMWLLAVPAVGIRSECATVCEQSLAMKRRQQVTSEEMNKLIFLRSNMG
- the znf618 gene encoding zinc finger protein 618 isoform X2; translation: MSAQEATNPGKEQADGAGAEGPSPSVAPRTKTASPPTVTIKREPGTSKTSNGRVGDAKPAEICVVIGGNDGGASGGGSRRSQTEGMFALGTPPPTKSTDSCIGSYVCGVCGKKYKYYNCFQTHVRAHRESDNMVADGLPQTPNNSFRYSCDICGKKYKYYSCFQEHRDLHAVDDPYEQVVLPVDGLKEEEPVEPYQKIGPKTGSYVCEFCGKQYKYFNPYQEHVALHTPMGSFDLKTSRVQECASMDRSKFGQSQTGKIKNSPFRRKLESAIQSSLVDTNSSQNSSGTPSPLVASNFSTTQKPYTCGACGIQFQFYNNLLEHMQSHAADNENHTKEESPKTSSACGPQEQLWRSSQAQALSPVKLQIQPQSIPQRNHTVSQNNGLPEKERQQVAERLLRVMCSDLSMLNVLNSKDFLKLAQTLVDTGARHGAYSTRDAFGNMSALALRQLPRMYNQIKVKVTCALGSNASLGIAVTCHSQACGPEACYVLTAYQVEGSRLRRYVLGVREAELREGPEQIQHWVQNVLSEFVMSDIRTVYVSEPKVWAAGLAGSPLGGGGRGRICLRCAGCSLGAVVQAVLGKRSLQARGLHELVELLSTCRDIAASASLSLREEHGGKTSASATEDGGPAQSPTPPCWERTAEALLQVHAHFEQICEAYGRSKTTAPLLQGLNKHLLGTLSCLLAPLRLAALELSSQRRPTLQQVLPVYLRLEKFFTSKAGEAGTGTASKLCHYFLEAIKEHFKVERAHQVAMILDPQLKLCSVPAYQHEDIVSCACEMAAETRDGGMTGGSGGEERDADCPPTPKISRIEGGGNNNNNNGGTSRGFSSSCTGSGNDESQVQVKQELFQYLAEPLLQGSPDLFQYWGSAVNEKFPRLSRLAMWLLAVPAVGIRSECATVCEQSLAMKRRQQVTSEEMNKLIFLRSNMG
- the znf618 gene encoding zinc finger protein 618 isoform X3 — encoded protein: MSAQEATNPGKEQADGAGAEGPSPSVAPRTKTASPPTVTIKREPGTSKTSNGRVGDAKPAEICVVIGGNDGGASGGGSRRSQTEGSYVCGVCGKKYKYYNCFQTHVRAHRESDNMVADGLPQTPNILSPHCSRLPIGDILIPDSFRYSCDICGKKYKYYSCFQEHRDLHAVDDPYEQVVLPVDGLKEEEPVEPYQKIGPKTGSYVCEFCGKQYKYFNPYQEHVALHTPMGSFDLKTSRVQECASMDRSKFGQSQTGKIKNSPFRRKLESAIQSSLVDTNSSQNSSGTPSPLVASNFSTTQKPYTCGACGIQFQFYNNLLEHMQSHAADNENHTKEESPKTSSACGPQEQLWRSSQAQALSPVKLQIQPQSIPQRNHTVSQNNGLPEKERQQVAERLLRVMCSDLSMLNVLNSKDFLKLAQTLVDTGARHGAYSTRDAFGNMSALALRQLPRMYNQIKVKVTCALGSNASLGIAVTCHSQACGPEACYVLTAYQVEGSRLRRYVLGVREAELREGPEQIQHWVQNVLSEFVMSDIRTVYVSEPKVWAAGLAGSPLGGGGRGRICLRCAGCSLGAVVQAVLGKRSLQARGLHELVELLSTCRDIAASASLSLREEHGGKTSASATEDGGPAQSPTPPCWERTAEALLQVHAHFEQICEAYGRSKTTAPLLQGLNKHLLGTLSCLLAPLRLAALELSSQRRPTLQQVLPVYLRLEKFFTSKAGEAGTGTASKLCHYFLEAIKEHFKVERAHQVAMILDPQLKLCSVPAYQHEDIVSCACEMAAETRDGGMTGGSGGEERDADCPPTPKISRIEGGGNNNNNNGGTSRGFSSSCTGSGNDESQVQVKQELFQYLAEPLLQGSPDLFQYWGSAVNEKFPRLSRLAMWLLAVPAVGIRSECATVCEQSLAMKRRQQVTSEEMNKLIFLRSNMG